The Impatiens glandulifera chromosome 3, dImpGla2.1, whole genome shotgun sequence genome contains a region encoding:
- the LOC124931342 gene encoding heavy metal-associated isoprenylated plant protein 2-like, which yields MSKKTVVSVELLCSRCRLKVMKLISTIEGISSISLDPSKNTATVIGEADPVCIIKNVRKFRKTAQLISIGPVKEEKKDEKKEFHVPKTCHKCDVWYYPIPIAIHPDSRNHCYIL from the exons ATGTCCAAG AAAACAGTTGTGTCAGTAGAGCTTCTTTGTTCAAGATGTAGATTGAAAGTTATGAAATTAATCTCAACCATCGAAGGGATTAGCTCTATCAGCCTCGACCCATCGAAGAACACGGCGACAGTCATTGGCGAAGCTGACCCGGTTTGTATAATCAAGAATGTGAGGAAATTTAGGAAAACAGCTCAACTTATAAGCATAGGTCCTGTCaaggaagagaagaaagatgagaagAAAGAATTTCATGTTCCTAAGACATGTCATAAGTGTGATGTTTGGTATTATCCAATCCCGATCGCGATTCATCCTGATTCTCGTAATCACTGCTACATTCTGTAA
- the LOC124931341 gene encoding bifunctional dihydrofolate reductase-thymidylate synthase-like, which produces MIRNHINRFGSLYHNFPIVKRTYQVVVAATKEMGIGKNGKLPWNLPSDLRFFKEITVTASSEKMNAVVMGRKTWESIPTKYRPLPGRLNVVLTTRGGSYDIVTSEDVVKCGSLPTALNFLAESSISSKIERVFVIGGGEVLREALNAPECEAIHMTKIESNIECDTFIPPVDLSAFQPWYSSSTLVENDISFRFVTYVRMNRSIIGNSDEEDLTFLPQMILERKIMSMGI; this is translated from the exons ATGATTAGGAATCACATAAACAGATTTGGGTCGCTATATCACAACTTCCCCATTGTCAAGAGGACTTATCAGGTTGTGGTGGCTGCAACTAAAGAAATGGGTATTGGAAAAAATGGTAAACTTCCATGGAATTTGCCTTCAGACCTTCGATTTTTCAAGGAAATTACTGTAACTGCGTCTTCTGAGAAGATGAACGCAGTTGTGATGGGAAGGAAAACTTGGGAGAGTATTCCTACTAAGTACAGACCTCTACCTGGTCGCTTGAATGTTGTTCTAACCACCCGGGGTGGATCGTATGATATTGTCACTTCTGAGGATGTTGTTAAGTGTGGAAGCTTGCCTACTGCTTTGAACTTTTTGGCTGAAAGTTCTATCTCTTCGAAGATAGAGCGAGTGTTTGTTATTGGAGGTGGCGAGGTACTGAG GGAAGCATTGAATGCGCCAGAATGTGAAGCTATTCATATGACGAAAATTGAATCCAATATCGAGTGTGACACTTTTATTCCTCCTGTGGATTTATCTGCATTTCAGCCATGGTATTCATCTTCAACCTTGGTGGAGAACGACATTTCTTTCAGGTTCGTGACTTATGTTCGTATGAATAGGTCTATTATTGGAAATTCAGATGAAGAGGATCTTACCTTCTTGCCCCAGATGATTCTCGAGAGAAAAATAATGAGTATGGGCATCTGA
- the LOC124933006 gene encoding transcription factor bHLH110-like has translation MESPNLHYHQQHHHHQLQDSNNNPLLPSSSSLQTSSPSCFGPTVTATLPLTSSSINLLNHGNYMNKNNGTIDVDSRVQNDISVHPMISNSMTQDFNYWGCSNNLQSTHDYGSSSSDSYPKFTDLLLQNSSSSGQDLNMMKNHDLYSSNNINHVYPTINVLSAVEMNLEGSDLFPNCGRFSGHDDYGNNNLNYEFTQMQQQLSIQGCKPFNNSSQLLMEPFSKNGGEPLQKKSRSDSRASCPPIKVKKEKLGDRIAALQHLVAPFGKTDTASVLMEAIGYIKFLQNQVETLSVPYMKASHVKQVERTMSQVSPSDQQLNKKEKPKSDLRSRGLCLVPFSCLSYVTDGGGGIWYQDFNGA, from the exons atggAATCTCCAAATCTCCACTACCACCagcaacatcatcatcatcaactcCAAGATAGTAATAATAATCCACTTCtaccatcttcatcttctctccAAACATCATCCCCTTCTTGCTTTGGACCGACTGTAACCGCCACTCTTCCTCTCACTTCTTCGAGCATCAATCTCTT GAACCATGGTAACtacatgaataaaaataatggaACTATTGATGTAGATTCAAGGGTGCAAAATGATATTTCAGTCCATCCTATGATAAGTAACTCAATGACCCAAGATTTCAATTATTGGGGATGTTCTAATAATCTTCAATCTACACATGATTATGgatcttcatcatcagattcATACCCAAAATTCACAGACTTATTGTTACAGAATTCATCATCATCTGGTCAAGATCTTAATATGATGAAGAATCATGATTTATATTCtagtaataatattaatcatgtgTATCCGACCATAAATGTGTTGTCGGCGGTGGAGATGAATCTTGAAGGGTCGGATCTGTTTCCTAATTGTGGGAGATTTTCTGGGCATGATGATTATGGtaataataatcttaattaTGAGTTCACACAAATGCAACaacaattatcaattcaagGATGCAAGCCCTTCAACAACTCTAGTCAA TTATTAATGGAACCCTTTAGCAAGAATGGAGGAGAGCCTCTACAAAAGAAGTCTCGTTCTGATTCGCGTGCTTCCTGTCCACCAATTAAg GTTAAAAAAGAGAAGCTAGGAGATAGAATTGCAGCACTTCAACATTTAGTGGCACCTTTTGGCAAG ACAGATACAGCATCAGTGTTAATGGAGGCTATTGGATACATCAAATTCCTTCAAAACCAAGTGGAG ACTCTAAGTGTACCATATATGAAAGCGTCACACGTCAAACAAGTCGAGAGAACTATGTCTCAAGTg AGTCCGAGTGATCAACAGTTGAACAAGAAAGAAAAGCCAAAGAGTGATTTGAGAAGTCGAGGACTATGTCTGGTGCCATTTTCGTGTTTGTCATATGTTACAGATGGAGGTGGAGGTATTTGGTATCAAGATTTCAATGGAGCTTAA
- the LOC124930867 gene encoding 2-C-methyl-D-erythritol 4-phosphate cytidylyltransferase, chloroplastic → MAILQANLTFNPLRPYIPALSTTYRPTSTNYNVSISNYSNSNAFDTKLLKFATGFDDRIGFSSKTKSIISCSVKSGEADDESSEIVKHKSVSVILLAGGKGKRMGANMPKQYLPLLGQPIALYSFHTFSNTEEVKEIIVVCDPSYRDIFEDAKGNVDVDLKFALPGKERQDSVYSGLQEADLKSELVCVHDSARPLLLSKDVKKVLQDGWLNGAAVLGVPVKATIKEADNKSYVVKTLDRKTLWEMQTPQVIKPELLKKGFELVNREGLEVTDDVSIVEHLKHPVYITEGSYTNIKVTTPDDLLLAERILNTTAPQ, encoded by the exons ATGGCGATACTTCAAGCAAATCTCACATTCAATCCTCTTCGTCCGTATATTCCTGCTTTGTCAACCACTTATCGTCCAACTTCTACGAACTACAATGTATCAATTTCCAATTACTCGAACTCGAATGCCTTCGACACAAAATTGCTCAAGTTTGCTACCGGATTTGACGATCGGATTGGTTTCAGTAGCAAGACGAAGTCAATTATTAGTTGCTCTGTGAAATCTGGAGAAGCAGATGATGAG AGTTCAGAGATTGTGAAGCATAAGAGTGTTTCCGTCATACTCCTTGCTGGTGGAAAAGGCAAAAGGATGGGC GCAAACATGCCAAAGCAGTATCTTCCATTACTAGGTCAACCAATAGCTTTGTACAG TTTCCATACATTCTCCAACACGGAAGAAGTGAAGGAGATAATTGTGGTATGTGATCCATCTTACAGAGACATCTTTGAAG ATGCCAAAGGAAATGTCGATGTAGACCTGAAATTCGCATTACCTGGAAAGGAGAGACAGGATTCTGTTTACAGTGGACTTCAG GAGGCGGATTTGAAATCAGAACTAGTGTGTGTTCATGATTCAGCAAGACCTTTGCTACTATCCAAAGATGTTAAAAAG GTTCTTCAGGATGGTTGGTTAAATGGAGCAGCTGTCCTGGGAGTTCCTGTCAAAGCTACAATCAAAGAG GCTGACAACAAGTCTTATGTTGTGAAAACTCTGGATAGGAAGACTCTTTGGGAAATGCAGACACCACAG gtgatcaaacccGAGTTGCTTAAGAAGGGTTTTGAGCTCGTAAATAG AGAAGGTCTTGAAGTAACAGATGATGTTTCCATTGTGGAGCACCTTAAACATCCCGTGTATATCACTGAAGGATCTTACACTAACATCAAG GTCACTACACCTGATGATCTATTACTTGCAGAAAGGATATTGAACACTACTGCCCCACAATAG